A stretch of Myxococcus hansupus DNA encodes these proteins:
- a CDS encoding vWA domain-containing protein codes for MKQMAWAVERDAEHGREVLVLVTLEADADAPRAPVAINLALDRSASMRGVPLLAAVQAAQALVERASPRDYLGLLTFDAEPEQVLPMRAMDTAARAEFLKVLARLASGEGTALHEAVERAAESVRRVLVPGARPQVLMLTDGEPSVGPSQLAEFKSLGARVSESGVMLHALGLGRHYLPDILEALTSPSGTGFVHVDDPEGLPMAVGQLGAELFGEVVADARVHVLPTGFADLRCRHRYPSRVEGDAMSATLGAISQAFPRRVLFAGLLDQAEWTLNVSTSFTEHGDTRRISVPVTRVLPDSDSGRYVRAVSAELDLVAAESAAWKALGRRHQDAAERALETADAALYKLARLGAPEVPAQRHVERLADLRRVLERRANQLPALVMRRAHSEVSRITMSRVGPAAPAPALLPWKTED; via the coding sequence ATGAAGCAGATGGCCTGGGCAGTAGAGCGTGACGCCGAGCACGGCCGTGAGGTGCTCGTCCTCGTCACCCTGGAGGCCGACGCCGACGCTCCCCGCGCGCCCGTGGCCATCAACCTGGCGTTGGACCGCAGCGCCTCCATGCGCGGCGTCCCGCTGCTCGCCGCCGTGCAGGCCGCCCAGGCGCTGGTCGAGCGTGCCAGCCCGCGCGACTACCTGGGCCTGCTCACCTTCGACGCCGAGCCCGAGCAGGTGCTGCCCATGCGCGCCATGGACACCGCCGCCCGGGCGGAGTTCCTCAAGGTGCTCGCACGCCTGGCGTCCGGCGAAGGCACCGCGCTGCACGAGGCCGTCGAGCGCGCCGCCGAATCCGTCCGCCGCGTGCTCGTCCCCGGCGCCCGTCCCCAGGTCCTGATGCTCACCGACGGCGAGCCCTCCGTGGGGCCGTCGCAGCTCGCGGAGTTCAAGTCGCTGGGCGCCCGCGTCTCCGAATCCGGCGTGATGCTCCACGCGCTGGGCCTGGGACGGCACTACCTGCCCGACATCCTCGAGGCGCTCACCAGCCCCTCGGGCACCGGCTTCGTGCACGTGGACGACCCCGAAGGGCTGCCCATGGCCGTGGGGCAGCTCGGCGCGGAGCTCTTCGGTGAAGTCGTGGCCGACGCGCGCGTGCACGTGCTGCCCACGGGCTTCGCGGACCTGCGGTGCCGTCACCGTTACCCCTCGCGCGTCGAGGGCGACGCGATGAGCGCGACGCTGGGCGCCATCTCCCAGGCCTTCCCACGCCGCGTCCTCTTCGCCGGCCTGCTGGACCAGGCGGAGTGGACCCTGAACGTCTCCACGTCCTTCACCGAACACGGCGACACGCGGCGCATCTCCGTGCCGGTGACGCGCGTGTTGCCCGACAGTGATTCGGGCCGCTACGTGCGCGCGGTGTCCGCCGAGCTGGACCTGGTCGCCGCCGAGTCCGCCGCGTGGAAGGCCCTGGGCCGCCGTCACCAGGACGCCGCCGAGCGCGCGCTGGAGACCGCCGACGCCGCGCTCTACAAGCTGGCGAGGCTCGGCGCGCCCGAGGTTCCCGCCCAGCGCCACGTGGAGCGGCTGGCGGACCTGCGCCGGGTGTTGGAGCGCCGCGCGAACCAGCTCCCCGCGCTGGTGATGCGCCGCGCGCACTCGGAAGTCTCCCGCATCACCATGAGCCGCGTGGGCCCCGCCGCGCCCGCGCCCGCGCTGCTTCCCTGGAAGACCGAGGACTGA